ACGCGGTCGATGGGTTGGCGATCGAGGTCGTCGGCGACGCCGGCGAGCCGCCCGGCGGCGTCGCGGAGCCGGCGCCGGGCCGATGAAGCCGACACCGCGCCACCGCAGCGACCTGATCGGGCTCTTCGCCCATCACAGGGTCGCGGCCAATCTGCTGATGGTCATCATGCTGCTGGCCGGCGCCCTGGCGCTCGACCGGCTCAATGTCCAGCTCTTTCCGACCTTCGAGCTCGACATGGTCACGGTGCGAGTCGTCTGGACCGGGGCCAGCGCCGAGGACATCGAGGATGGCATCACGACACCGCTCGAGCAGCGCCTGCGCAGCGTCGATTACCTGGACAAGATGACCTCGACCTCCAGCCAGGGGATCTCGGCGATCACGCTGGAGTTCGACGAACACGCCGATCCGCTGCTGGCCCTCGACCAGGTGCGCCGCCTCGTCGACGAATTCCGCAACTTCCCGCAGGACGCCGAGAAGCCGCAGGTGGCCTTGGCGGTCCGCTACGAGCAGGTCGCCCGGCTCCTGATCACGGGTCTCGACGACCCGGCCGAGATGCGCCGCCTGGCGCGCCGTTTCGAGACCGAGCTCCTCGACCGTGGGCTCGACAGGGTCGACCTCAACGGCCTGCCCGACGAGGAGATCCGCATCCAGGTCGACCACGAGCGGCTCGCCGAGCTCGGTCTCGGGCTCGACGACATCGGCGCGCGGATCGCCGACTTCAGCCGCGACCTGCCGGCCGGCGTCGTAGGGCGCGAGGAGGGCGCCCGCGAGCTGCGCAGCCTGGACAAGCGTCGCGAGCCGCTGGAGTTCGCCCGGCTGCCGATCGAGACCGATGAGACCCTGCGCGTCGACCTCGGCGACATCGCCCAGATCGAGCGGGTCGCGAGCGACGACGGCGTGCGGCTCACCGTCGGCGGGCGCCCGGTCGTCGAGATGGTCGTGCAGCGCGCCGAGAGCGGCGACACCCTCGATGCTGCAAGTCGCCTCGATGCCTGGCTTGCCGAGACCCGCCCGACGCTGCCGCCGGGGGTGAGCATCACGGTCTACGACGCCTCCTGGGAGCTGGTCCGCGACCGCATCATGCTGCTGGTCCGCAATGGTCTCGGCGGCCTGCTGCTGGTGGTCGTGATCCTCAACCTGTTCCTCGCCGGGCGGGTCGCCTTCTGGGTGGCCTGGGGCATCCCGGTCACCTTCGCCGCGACCCTCTTCATCGTCTACTTGGCCGGCGGCAGCATCAACATGCTCAGCCTGTTCGCGCTGATCATGGCCCTCGGCATCATCGTCGACGACGCCATCGTCGTCGGCGAGGACGCGATGGCCCACTATCAGATGGGCGAGGCGCCGTTGCTCGCCGCCGAGGGCGGCGCCCGGCGGATGCTGGCGCCTGTCATCGCCTCGTCGCTGACGACGATCGCCGCCTTCCTGCCGTTGATGCTGGTCGGCGGGCGGATCGGCAACATCCTCTTCACGATTCCGTTGATCGTCGTCTGTGTCATCCTGGCCTCGCTGCTCGAGAGCTTCCTGGTCCTGCCCGGGCACCTGCGCCACGCCTTCGGCCACTCCCACGAGGTCGGACCGCGCGGTCTGCGCGCCCGGCTCGACCGCGGCTTCGAGCACTTTCGCAACCGCCTCTTCCGGCCGCTTGCGGCGCGCGCGATCCGCCACCGCTTCACGACCCTGGCCGCGGCGGCCGCGACCCTGATCTTGGCGGTCGGCCTGATCGCCGGTGGGCGGCTCGGCTTCGTCTTCTTCCCGACGCCGGAGTCGCCGATCCTCTACGCCAACGTCACCTTCGTCGCCGGCACGCCGCGCGCCCGGGTCGACGCCTTCCTCGGGGAGCTGGAGGCGGCCCTCTATCGGACCGAGCGCGAACTCGACCAGGGACAGCTGGTGCGGGTCGTGGTCACCTCGCATGGCGCCAAGAGCGCCGCTACCGGGGCCGGCGGGGCAGGGGACCAGCTCGGCTCGCTGCGCGTCGAGCTGACCGAACCGGATCAGCGCAAGATCCACAACAACGCCTTCATCCGCGCCTGGCGCGAGCACATCAGGTTGCCGGCCGGGCTCGAGGGCCTGAATATCACGGCGCGCCGCTCGGGGCCGCCGGGGCGCGACCTGACGATCCGTCTCACCGGCGTCGACGCCGAACGCCTCAAGGCGGCGGCGGTCGAGCTCGCCGCGACCCTGGCGAGCATCGACGGCGTCCTCGAGGTCGAGGACGACATGGCCTACGGTCGCGAGCAGCTCATCTACTCGGTCAGTCCGGCCGGTCAGGCTCTGGGGCTGACGGTCGCCGACCTTGGTCGCCAGCTGCGCACCGCCTTCGACGGCCAGCTGGTGCAGATCTTCCAGGACGGCCCCGACGAGGTCGAGGTGCGGGTGCGCCTGCCCGATGCCGAGCGCGCGACCCTCGCCAGCCTGCAGCGTTTGAACGTGCGCACGCCGGACGGCGAGCTGGTGCCGCTCGCTGCCGTCGCCGACTGGGACTCGCGGCGTGGCTTCGAGGTGCTGCGCCATGCCGATGGCCGCCTCGCCGTCGAGGTGACCGCCGACGTCGATACCGCCGTCACCACCGCCGATCGCGCCCTGGCGGCGCTGGAGGCGGGGCCGCTCGAGGAGCTGGCACGCAGCCACGGCGTCGACTATTCGTTCGAGGGTCGTTCGGAGGATCAGCGCGAGACCCTGGCCGACATGCGCAAGGGGTTGTTCCTGGGCCTGGTCTTGATCTATCTGATCCTCGCCTGGGTCTTCGCCTCCTACGGCTGGCCGCTGGTGGTCATGGTCGCGATCCCGTTCGGCCTCACGGGCGCCCTGGTCGGCCACTGGGCGATGGGCATCGATCTGACCATCCTGTCGTTGTTCGGGATGTTCGGGCTCTCGGGGATCGTGGTCAACGACGCCATCATCCTGGTCAGCTTTTACAAGGGGTTACGTGCCGACGGCCTGGCGGTCGACGAGGCGTTGACCGAGGCGGCCTGTCAGCGTCTGCGCGCCGTCTTGCTCACCTCGCTGACGACCATCGCCGGCCTCACGCCGCTGCTGTTCGAGGAGTCCTACCAGGCCCAGTTCCTCGTGCCGATGGCAACCTCGATCGCCTTCGGCCTCGCCTTCGCGACCCTGCTGGTGCTGCTCGTGATCCCGTCGCTGCTGTCGATCCACGAGAGCGCCCACGCGCGGCTGCGTCGTTGGTTCGGTGGCGGGCCGACGCAGGCCGAGGCCGATCGCCTCGGGCAGGGCTAGCGAGCACGTTCGCCGACTCGGATTTGGTTCGCGCGCGCCCGGAGGTTTGTCGTGACCGAGGGTCCGAACCCCGGTCGACGGCTGCGATTCCCGCTGGCGCCGCAACTGGCATTAGGCCCCGTGGCGGGTCACTGTCTGCCGGTCGGTCACAGGCGGGGTGGCCGTCTGGTCTATCTTTAACCTAGAAGCGGCAGTTGGACGACTTCCGAGGTGCGTCCCGCGGGGTGTCCGGCAAGGCACAATGAGGCGCAATAGCTGCGCTATTGCAACGCGTTGTAACACCGCCGGGCGCCGCGCAGGGGCGTGCCTCGGGGGTCGTAGCGCCCCTCACCCAGCCGGTGAATCCGAGTCGCGCAGAGATTCGACCCAATTTCCGCGACTTGAATCGATGGCGAAGCGGTCAACTGCCGTTTCTAGGTTTAAAGATGCGGCGGCCGACTGGCGCCGCGCCGATCGACCGGCGTGCCTGGTGTTGGGACACTCACCGGTTGCCATGGCGCGATTGCGGCCCGGTCGACCCTTTGCCGGTACCGTCACGACAGGGAGCAAGCGTGCGAGCATTGGCCAGCACCTCAGTCCATTCGGACATTCCGCAGCCTCGGGTCCGGGACGAGCACATCAGCCGAGACTTGACGCGGATGCTCTACGAGCAGGCCCCGGTCGGGCTCCTCTTGACTGTCGTCAATTCCTTCTTGGTCGCGTTCGTGATTTCGTTGACCTCGACCGACGTGTCCCTATGGTCTTGGTTCAGTGCGGTGTCGGTCATCGTCCTGGCGAGGCTGTGGCTCGTGATCCGCTATCGGCGACGGTCGGGGACCTG
This portion of the Thioflavicoccus mobilis 8321 genome encodes:
- a CDS encoding efflux RND transporter permease subunit, whose translation is MKPTPRHRSDLIGLFAHHRVAANLLMVIMLLAGALALDRLNVQLFPTFELDMVTVRVVWTGASAEDIEDGITTPLEQRLRSVDYLDKMTSTSSQGISAITLEFDEHADPLLALDQVRRLVDEFRNFPQDAEKPQVALAVRYEQVARLLITGLDDPAEMRRLARRFETELLDRGLDRVDLNGLPDEEIRIQVDHERLAELGLGLDDIGARIADFSRDLPAGVVGREEGARELRSLDKRREPLEFARLPIETDETLRVDLGDIAQIERVASDDGVRLTVGGRPVVEMVVQRAESGDTLDAASRLDAWLAETRPTLPPGVSITVYDASWELVRDRIMLLVRNGLGGLLLVVVILNLFLAGRVAFWVAWGIPVTFAATLFIVYLAGGSINMLSLFALIMALGIIVDDAIVVGEDAMAHYQMGEAPLLAAEGGARRMLAPVIASSLTTIAAFLPLMLVGGRIGNILFTIPLIVVCVILASLLESFLVLPGHLRHAFGHSHEVGPRGLRARLDRGFEHFRNRLFRPLAARAIRHRFTTLAAAAATLILAVGLIAGGRLGFVFFPTPESPILYANVTFVAGTPRARVDAFLGELEAALYRTERELDQGQLVRVVVTSHGAKSAATGAGGAGDQLGSLRVELTEPDQRKIHNNAFIRAWREHIRLPAGLEGLNITARRSGPPGRDLTIRLTGVDAERLKAAAVELAATLASIDGVLEVEDDMAYGREQLIYSVSPAGQALGLTVADLGRQLRTAFDGQLVQIFQDGPDEVEVRVRLPDAERATLASLQRLNVRTPDGELVPLAAVADWDSRRGFEVLRHADGRLAVEVTADVDTAVTTADRALAALEAGPLEELARSHGVDYSFEGRSEDQRETLADMRKGLFLGLVLIYLILAWVFASYGWPLVVMVAIPFGLTGALVGHWAMGIDLTILSLFGMFGLSGIVVNDAIILVSFYKGLRADGLAVDEALTEAACQRLRAVLLTSLTTIAGLTPLLFEESYQAQFLVPMATSIAFGLAFATLLVLLVIPSLLSIHESAHARLRRWFGGGPTQAEADRLGQG